A segment of the Staphylococcus ratti genome:
TTATATTTGAAAATGAAGATTTTGAAGCACAGAAAAAACCAAGACATGAATGATCTTGGTTTTTTAATGTTTAGTGAAGATTTAAAGCTTGTGTGACTTTTGAGGCGTGATGTTTGAAGTCAAATTGTTGACGATTTAATCCCTCTCCTGTTTCAAGCCGTTTTGTTAAATTAAGTATTTGGAACTGCCAACCTGCAAAATCCATCGCAATATTTTCAAAATCATAGGGTAGGATCTCATACAATTCAACAGTGGTTTGATTTGTATTTATGGGGGTCAAAGTGAAGCGAATAGTGCCTGTTGCCCATTCGAATTGTAATTGTGCATTTTCTTCATACGCTAAAATAGCCATAGGAATGGTTTGTTGTTCTGCCATTTTAAAATATAAAGTGTGATTTTCAAAATATAATTCTGGAAACCATTGTTGAATGCCTTCAGTTGTACTTAAAGCATGGAATAGAGTCTTTACATCGGTGTTTATCGTATGTGTTAGTGTTTGATAGACATATTTTTTATCTTTCGAATAATGAATTTTCAAATTATCCCTCCTCTGTAAAGTGTGTGTTGGTTTATGAGCAACGTGATAAAAGTTTTTCTAGCTTTTTGCGTCTACGCTCGGTAATGAATGGGTTTTGTATAGCATAGGTTAATCTGTCTTTATTTTTTTGATCGTTATAATACAAATCATTTAATTCTTGAACGGATAATTGTGTAGATGAAGGTGCTGTTTTTATAAGTTTGAGGTGACTATCTGGATGCACATCGCCTTCTTGAATAACTCTAAAATAACAACCGCTTTTACCTGTTTCCATCATACGTTTCATAATGCCATTGTAATTGTATTTTTGTTGGAGTTTATAACAAGGTTCACGTATTTCAGACACTTCAATGATAGCCTCACCGAGTTGATATTGATTGCCGAAAAGTAATTCAGTTTCATCGATCCCATCGACAGTAATATTTTCACCAAAAAATGCATAGTCAGGAATAGGCGAAATGACATCTTCCCACAATGTATAATTTTGGGTGCTATATAGGCAAATAGCTTGATCTGGTCCACCATGTCCATGGTATTCTTGTTCATCATCTTCAAAGCCTACTTTAGAAAGCCATGTTGTTTTTTCAAGTGGTCGTTTATTCATGGCACTTTTCATCGATTTACCATAATAGTTTAACGTTTCAATTTTTCCAGAACAAATGGCTTTTATCGTATATTCCATAGAGCCCCTCCCGTATGTTTTTCTTTTATTGTATATGAAAAATTTTAAAACGTCTTGTAGAGGATGGCAATTTGATGAGTTTTATGTAAAATAAAGATAAAGGATTAAGCGTAGAAGGGGTCGTCAAATGATGGACACAAAACAACTTAAATTAATGACACTTAAAGATGCAGTGGAACGAATTGAAGATGGCATGATCTTAGGTATTGGAACTGGGAGTACAATTGAATTATTGATTCCTGAAATTGCGAAATTAATGGAGAAAGGCTATGATTTGAAAGGCGTATGCACATCGGAAAAAACTGCGTATCAAGCCAAAGTATTGAATATTCCAATCTTAGATATTAATGACGTAGAAAAAATCGATTTAGCGATTGACGGTGCTGATGAAATTGATACAAATTTGAATTTGATAAAAGGCGGCGGCGGTGCATTATTTCGAGAAAAAGTGATTGATGCTTTTGCAGACCGCTTCGTAGTCATCGCTGATCAAACTAAGTGTGTTTCATATTTAGGAGAAACATTTAAACTGCCGGTAGAGGTGGATCAGTTCAATTGGTATCAAATCGGCAAGCAAATAGAAGCGGCTTACCCTGTTCAAACGTATCGACGTATGGTTGAAGACACACCATTTATTACGGATAATGGCAATTACATTTTAGACGTAAGTATGTCTTCCCAAATTGAGCCATATGAATTTCACGAATTTTTAATTCACTTAACAGGTGTTTTAGAAACGGGTTATTTTTTAGATATCGCTGATGAAGCGATTGTAGGAACAGAGTCAGGCGTAAAAATATTAACAAAACCATCAACATAAATAAAAACTTGATGCGGTTAAGCTGCATCAAGTTTTTATTTTTTTATCTTCGTAAACGGTTGCGGCGTGTATTAAATGTTTGTGGTTCTTCATCATGAACAATTGCTCGCGCGCGTGTTTCTTGAGAAACGGATTCTTCTTGATGAGGGCGTTTCTCCTCTGGTGTGTGATGCGGCGCTTCTTTTGAATCTGCATGATGATGCGTTTCCGTATTAGCATTAGCATCAGCTTCTTCGATTTCTTGTTCAAGTGATTGGTCATTTAAGATAGGCGTATCATCATCGTCGCCTTTATGACGCGGCGAGAGAAGACGTTTAATTAAACTTACAATAACGACTACAAGTGCGATAGCAGCAGTGGCATACGCAAGTACTTGCATTGAAAATACGTCACCAATTTCTTCACTAAAGAAAAAGACTTTAGCAAATGACATAAATGCATGGAAAAGCGTTGCAATATAAATGGCACGTCCACCAGTCCCTCTTACAAGTTCACCTGCGATCATTGAGAATGAGAAGACATAAATGGCACTATACATCGTATAAGGCATTCCAAATGCAGTGTTTACATCCCATATCAAATAAAGTAAACTGACGCCGATATTTGCAAATAAAAATGGTAAGCGTCGTTCAACAATATTAAGTAAATAAGCACGAAAACCAAACTCAATGAAAAAGGCCATAAAAAGATGACCAATTAGAATCGTCCAGATCGTCTCTGATAAATCTTTAGCTTGTAATAAAATAAAACTATTAGCAAAGGTATTAAAACTGTACATTCCGATGGTGAAAATAACAAAAGGTATGATTAAAGCAAGTAACAGGCGTTCAATCACCTTTAAATTAATACCTAATTTAAATCCTTCAAGTTGTTCTTTTTTATGTTTGAAAATGAGTAAACAAACGATTGCGGCAATAAATGGGCCTAAGCTATTTAAAGAAAAAACGAAATTTTTAAAGCCCGACGCTTGTTGGAAATCTCGTAAAATCACTGGGCTAGCATATGCGATAACAAAGAAAATGAAAGTTGTCATTGCCCATTGAAAACCGGATATACGCGAATGGTTCATATTCAATCCTCCATATTTAGGGTGCGCGAATTGTTCATATTTTATCATGAAATGTGCCATATCTATTGAAATTGGACCTTCACATCTCATTTGTCATAAGAATCTAGGTTACATTATAACGGTATATTTACAATAAATAAATTGATGCAAGAAATTTATCATCTAATTGTAATAAAAGTAAACGGATGTAAGCGTTTTTTTCGTGATTTATTAAGGGTATAATAATGGTGTGTAATCTATCAAATGTTGTAAAGAATGAAGGGGGATTCATTTTAATGTATCAACAACCTAAAGCACATTTATGGACAGGAAGACTAGATAGCCAAACGGATCGACAAGCATTTCGCCATTTTCAAATTGTACAGTTTCGAGATATTAACGATATACAACCTCAAACTGATGGTGTGGCGCTCTTAGGCTATGCGATAGACAAAGGGGTGGAATTGAATA
Coding sequences within it:
- a CDS encoding ribose 5-phosphate isomerase A; translated protein: MMDTKQLKLMTLKDAVERIEDGMILGIGTGSTIELLIPEIAKLMEKGYDLKGVCTSEKTAYQAKVLNIPILDINDVEKIDLAIDGADEIDTNLNLIKGGGGALFREKVIDAFADRFVVIADQTKCVSYLGETFKLPVEVDQFNWYQIGKQIEAAYPVQTYRRMVEDTPFITDNGNYILDVSMSSQIEPYEFHEFLIHLTGVLETGYFLDIADEAIVGTESGVKILTKPST
- a CDS encoding type II CAAX prenyl endopeptidase Rce1 family protein, with product MNHSRISGFQWAMTTFIFFVIAYASPVILRDFQQASGFKNFVFSLNSLGPFIAAIVCLLIFKHKKEQLEGFKLGINLKVIERLLLALIIPFVIFTIGMYSFNTFANSFILLQAKDLSETIWTILIGHLFMAFFIEFGFRAYLLNIVERRLPFLFANIGVSLLYLIWDVNTAFGMPYTMYSAIYVFSFSMIAGELVRGTGGRAIYIATLFHAFMSFAKVFFFSEEIGDVFSMQVLAYATAAIALVVVIVSLIKRLLSPRHKGDDDDTPILNDQSLEQEIEEADANANTETHHHADSKEAPHHTPEEKRPHQEESVSQETRARAIVHDEEPQTFNTRRNRLRR
- a CDS encoding MOSC domain-containing protein encodes the protein MEYTIKAICSGKIETLNYYGKSMKSAMNKRPLEKTTWLSKVGFEDDEQEYHGHGGPDQAICLYSTQNYTLWEDVISPIPDYAFFGENITVDGIDETELLFGNQYQLGEAIIEVSEIREPCYKLQQKYNYNGIMKRMMETGKSGCYFRVIQEGDVHPDSHLKLIKTAPSSTQLSVQELNDLYYNDQKNKDRLTYAIQNPFITERRRKKLEKLLSRCS